From Camelina sativa cultivar DH55 chromosome 7, Cs, whole genome shotgun sequence, one genomic window encodes:
- the LOC104701985 gene encoding LOB domain-containing protein 7-like, with amino-acid sequence MSFSAHSGGSTTACAACKYQRKKCTKNCLLAPYFPQDRPKQFLNAHKLFGVSNITKMINGVEESQRDIAMQNLIYHANARALDPIGGLYRVMCDLKRKIECCQAELNFTHQQIAMCRSLAHQQEQRQRQDLPFGCYSYGELLQQEDEYVNVDGYGFQNVQQHQEMQQQESPINYEMLLKMPEQTSKVKLEERTTISDQEQNNLLRQILMSSSPIN; translated from the coding sequence atgTCCTTCAGCGCTCACTCCGGTGGCTCCACGACAGCGTGCGCTGCCTGTAAATACCAAAGGAAAAAGTGTACAAAGAACTGTCTTCTTGCTCCTTATTTCCCACAAGATCGCCCAAAGCAGTTTCTGAACGCTCATAAACTCTTTGGAGTAAGCAACATTACCAAGATGATCAACGGAGTCGAAGAATCTCAACGAGACATCGCTATGCAGAACCTTATCTACCACGCTAACGCTCGTGCCCTAGATCCAATTGGAGGGCTTTACAGGGTTATGTGTGATCTTAAGCGCAAGATCGAGTGTTGTCAAGCTGAGCTTAACTTTACTCATCAGCAGATCGCTATGTGTCGCTCTCTAGCTCATCAGCAGGAGCAAAGGCAAAGGCAAGATCTTCCCTTCGGATGCTATTCCTACGGAGAACTATTACAACAAGAAGATGAATACGTTAATGTCGACGGTTATGGCTTTCAGAACGTGCAACAACATCAAGAGATGCAGCAGCAAGAGAGTCCGATCAATTACGAGATGTTATTGAAGATGCCCGAACAAACCAGCAAGGTTAAGCTTGAGGAGAGAACGACAATCTCTGATCAGGAACAAAACAATCTATTGAGGCAGATACTCATGTCATCGTCGCCCATCAATTAG
- the LOC104701984 gene encoding beta-galactosidase 17: protein MAMTSRRSWPSSMVRHQLDFVLLLALLVAVGISVPVFALLPSLSLLPALPRGEKIITSSRKFYIKDDIFWKDGIAFQIIGGDLHYFRVLPEYWEDRLLRAKALGLNTIQVYVPWNLHEPKPGMMVFEGIGDLVSFLKLCQKLDFLVMLRAGPYICGEWDLGGFPAWLLAVKPRLQLRTSDPAYLKLVERWWDVLLPKVFPLLSSNGGPVIMVQIENEYGSYGNDKAYLRNLVSMARGHLGDDIIVYTTDGGRRETLEKGTVPADDVYSAVDFTTGDDPWPIFELQKKFNAPGRSPPLSSEFYTGWLTHWGEKIAKTDAEFTAASLEKILSRNGSAVLYMVHGGTNFGFYNGANTGSTEFDYKPDLTSYDYDAPIKESGDIDNPKFQALQRVIKKYNAVPHSITPSKQLKAYGSIKMQMTTSLFDLVSMTDPADVITSSNPISMESAGQMFGFLLYESSYITKKSGNILKIPKVHDRAQVFVSCFSQDVDVRVLRYIGTTERWNNQPISLPITECNSNTSLFILVENMGRVNYGPYIFDEKGILSSVYLDGQILHGWKMIPIPFHNLYXMPNPSFEMHCTKKRSEKFNLSNDVSQKEPALFAGEFFIDSAEEIKDTYLSFNGWGKGVAFVNKFNIGRYWPSVGPQCNLYVPAPLLKPGKNTLVIFELESPHLELWLESVDMQDFTCGSNDSKVNQL from the exons ATGGCGATGACAAGCAGGCGTAGCTGGCCATCATCAATGGTAAGACATCAACTGGATTTCGTGTTGCTTCTGGCTCTTCTTGTAGCTGTCGGAATCTCCGTTCCTGTCTTCGCTCTTCTTCCTTCACTGTCTCTGCTTCCTGCACTGCCTCGGGGAGAGAAG atAATAACATCATCTCGGAAGTTTTATATCAAAGATGacattttttggaaagatgGAATTGCTTTTCAGATCATTGGTGGTGATTTGCATTACTTTCGTGTTCTTCCTGAG TACTGGGAAGATCGGCTTCTAAGAGCCAAGGCTCTAGGCCTTAATACTATTCAAGTATACGTTCCTTGGAATCTGCATGAGCCAAAGCCTGGAATGATGGTTTTTGAGGGTATTGGTGATCTTGTGTCCTTTCTTAAGCTGTGTCAGAAACTAGATTTTCTGGTTATGCTGCGTGCTGGACCTTATATATGTGGAG AATGGGATTTGGGGGGATTTCCTGCTTGGTTACTTGCTGTGAAACCACGTCTCCAACTAAGGACATCAGATCCTGCATATCTTAAGTTG GTTGAAAGATGGTGGGATGTTCTGTTACCGAAGGTATTTCCTCTGCTTTCCAGCAACGGGGGTCCTGTTATAATGGTTCAG ATTGAAAATGAATATGGTTCATATGGAAATGACAAAGCCTATCTTCGTAATCTAGTTAGTATGGCTAGGGGACACCTGGGGGATGACATTATTGT GTACACAACAGATGGAGGGAGAAGAGAAACTCTTGAGAAAGGAACTGTCCCTGCGGATGATGTCTACTCAG CTGTTGATTTCACAACCGGTGATGATCCCTGGCCAATatttgaattgcaaaagaagttTAATGCTCCAGGAAGATCACCTCCACTTTCCTC GGAGTTCTATACTGGTTGGCTCACGCATTGGGGTGAGAAGATTGCAAAAACTGATGCTGAATTTACAGCAGCTTCTCTTGAAAAAATACTATCTCGAAATGGTTCTGCTGTGCTCTAT ATGGTGCATGGAGGAACAAACTTTGGTTTCTACAATGGCGCAAATACTGGCTCTACAGAATTCGACTATAAACCTGATCTGACATCCTACGACTAT GATGCTCCCATTAAGGAGTCTGGTGACATAGATAATCCAAAATTCCAAG CTCTTCAGAGAGTGATTAAGAAGTACAATGCTGTACCACACTCCATTACCCCCTCCAAGCAACTGAAAGCGTATGGTTCTATCAAGATGCAGATGACAACATCGCTATTTGATTTAGTTAGTATGACGGATCCTGCAGATGTGATCACCTCCTCCAACCCAATTTCAATGGAATCTGCTGGACAG ATGTTCGGATTTCTTTTATATGAATCTTCATACATCACAAAAAAGAGTGGGAATATACTAAAAATACCCAAG GTTCATGACAGAGCTCAAGTGTTTGTTTCGTGCTTTTCCCAAGATGTTGATGTGAGAGTACTGAGATACATTGGTACAACTGAGAGATGGAACAACCAACCTATTTCTCTTCCAATTACTGAGTGTAATTCCAACACTAGCTTATTTATTCTG GTTGAAAACATGGGTCGTGTAAATTACGGGCCATATATCTTTGATGAGAAG GGTATTTTGTCTTCGGTTTATCTAGATGGTCAAATTCTCCATGGGTGGAAGATGATACCAATTCCTTTTCACAA TCTCTATCNAATGCCAAATCCCAGTTTCGAGATGCATTGTACCAAAAAGAGAAGTGAGAAGTTCAATCTTAGTAATG ATGTCAGTCAAAAGGAACCAGCGCTGTTTGCTGGTGAGTTCTTTATCGACAgtgcagaagaaatcaaagacACATATCTATCATTCAACGGTTGGGGTAAAGGAGTTGCTTTTGTCAATAAATTCAACATCGGAAGATATTGGCCG TCTGTTGGACCGCAGTGCAACCTCTATGTTCCTGCGCCGCTTCTTAAACCTGGCAAAAATACCTTG GTGATTTTCGAGTTGGAATCTCCACATCTAGAGCTTTGGCTGGAGTCAGTGGATATGCAAGACTTCACATGCGGTTCAAATGATTCCAAAGTTAATCAATTGTAG
- the LOC104704849 gene encoding abscisic acid receptor PYL3-like yields MKPNLGPSSSSSTTTSSSTPYGLTKEEFSTLDSIIQTHHTFPRSPNTCTSLIAHRVDAPANAIWRFVRDFANPNKYKHFIKSCTIRGNNGNEIKVGTIREVSVVSGLPASTSVEILEALDEAKRIMSFRVLGGEHRLNNYRSVTSVNEFVVLEKDKKKRVYSVVLESYIVDIPKGNAEEDTRMFVDTVVKSNLQNLAAVSTASPT; encoded by the coding sequence ATGAAACCTAATCTTggtccatcatcatcatcatcaacaacaacatcatcgtCGACACCATACGGATTAACGAAGGAAGAGTTCTCAACACTAGACTCTATCATCCAAACACACCACACGTTCCCAAGATCGCCAAACACGTGCACGTCCCTCATAGCACACCGCGTAGACGCACCAGCAAACGCCATATGGAGATTCGTCCGAGACTTCGCGAATccaaacaaatacaaacacTTCATCAAGAGTTGCACCATCAGAGGTAACAACGGTAACGAGATTAAAGTTGGGACCATAAGAGAAGTCAGCGTCGTGTCTGGTCTCCCAGCGTCGACAAGCGTTGAGATACTCGAAGCGCTAGACGAAGCGAAACGGATCATGAGTTTTCGTGTTCTTGGAGGAGAACACCGGTTAAATAATTACCGGTCGGTTACATCGGTTAACGAGTTTGTCGTCTTGgagaaggataagaagaagagagtgtacAGTGTGGTTTTGGAGTCTTACATTGTTGACATACCAAAAGGTAACGCGGAGGAAGATACGAGGATGTTTGTGGATACTGTCGTTAAATCGAATCTACAAAATCTCGCCGCCGTTTCCACGGCTTCTCCGACCTGA
- the LOC104701987 gene encoding inorganic pyrophosphatase 1-like — translation MAYKSNNKNNNIVVVFDFDKTIIDVDSDNWVIDELGFTDLFTQLLPTMPWNTLMDRMMTELHDQGKTIEEIKQALKTIPIHPRVVPAIKSAHELGCELRIVSDANMFFIETIVEHLGISEFFSEINSNPGYADERGTLRISPYHDFTKTPHGCSNSTCPPNMCKGLIIERIQQSLAKEGKKKMIYLGDGAGDYCPSLKLNAEDYVMPRKNFPVWDLISQNPMLIKAAIREWTNGQSLEIILIGIIEEIRLEEEKEKMLNSTETNCKMQTISVVGINSTVHHEPILMPRALRVSQSS, via the exons ATGGCTTACAAGAGCaataacaagaacaacaacattgTCGTTGTTTTTGACTTCGACAAGACCATCATCGACGTTGATAGCGATAATTGGGTGATTGATGAACTTGGCTTCACTGATTTGTTCACTCAACTTCTCCCCACCATGCCTTGGAACACACTCATG GATCGTATGATGACGGAGCTACATGATCAAGGCAAAACCATTGAGGAGATCAAACAAGCCTTGAAAACAATCCCAATCCATCCACGTGTCGTCCCTGCCATCAAATCTGCACATGAATTAGG GTGTGAGCTTAGGATAGTGAGCGACGCAAACATGTTCTTTATCGAGACCATCGTTGAGCATCTCGGGATAAGTGAATTCTTCTCTGAGATTAACTCGAACCCTGGATATGCCGACGAACGTGGCACCTTGAGAATCTCTCCTTACCACGACTTCACTAAAACCCCTCATGGGTGCTCTAATTCCACTTGTCCTCCTAACATGTGCAAG GGTTTGATCATTGAGAGGATTCAACAATCTTTAGctaaagaaggaaagaagaagatgatatacCTTGGAGATGGAGCTGGTGATTACTGTCCGAGTTTGAAACTTAACGCAGAGGATTACGTGATGCCACGTAAGAATTTCCCGGTGTGGGATCTAATTAGTCAAAATCCGATGCTGATTAAAGCAGCGATTAGAGAATGGACCAATGGCCAAAGCTTGGAGATTATATTAATAGGAATAATCGAGGAGATTAGATTGgaggaagaaaaggagaagatgTTGAATAGTACGGAGACTAACTGCAAGATGCAGACCATCTCTGTAGTCGGGATCAACAGTACTGTTCATCATGAACCAATATTAATGCCTCGTGCTCTTCGTGTTTCTCAGTCTAGTTAG